From the genome of Salvelinus namaycush isolate Seneca chromosome 10, SaNama_1.0, whole genome shotgun sequence, one region includes:
- the mafaa gene encoding transcription factor MafAa, which yields MATDLAMSAELPNSPLAIEYVNDFDLMKFEVKKEPPEADRYCHRLPPGSLSSTPLSTPCSSVPSSPSFCAPSPGGQSGQNLANGVNSSNNSGSSNPQSSGGKPHLEDLYWIPNYQHHINPEALNLTPEDAVEALIGNAHHHHHHHQGYEGFRGQQYVGEDLSTASAGHHHQTHHHHHHHGHRLEDRFSDDQLVSMTVRELNRQLRGFSKEEVIRLKQKRRTLKNRGYAQSCRYKRVQQRHMLESEKCTLLSQVEQLKQDVARLAKERDLYKEKYEKLASRSYNGGGPGNNNRDPSNGNHGKPASTEFFM from the coding sequence ATGGCCACCGACCTCGCCATGAGCGCAGAGTTGCCCAATAGCCCCCTGGCCATCGAGTATGTCAACGACTTTGACCTTATGAAGTTCGAAGTAAAGAAGGAGCCTCCAGAGGCTGACCGTTACTGCCACCGCCTCCCCCCGGgatccctctcctctacccctctcaGCACGCCCTGCTCCTCCGTGCCTTCATCGCCCAGCTTCTGCGCCCCCAGCCCCGGTGGCCAGTCGGGCCAAAACCTGGCCAACGGTGTCAACAGTAGCAACAACAGCGGAAGCAGCAACCCCCAAAGCTCGGGCGGAAAGCCCCACCTGGAGGACCTGTACTGGATCCCCAACTACCAGCACCACATTAACCCTGAAGCGCTCAATCTGACCCCCGAGGACGCCGTGGAGGCACTCATCGGCAAcgcccaccaccaccatcaccaccaccagggATACGAGGGCTTCCGCGGCCAGCAGTATGTAGGGGAGGACCTGTCCACGGCCTCGGCCGGCCACCATCACCAgacccaccatcaccaccaccaccatggacaCCGCCTCGAGGACCGCTTCTCGGACGACCAGCTGGTCAGCATGACGGTGCGCGAGCTCAATCGGCAACTAAGGGGGTTCAGCAAAGAAGAGGTGATCCGCCTGAAGCAGAAGAGGCGCACGCTTAAGAACCGGGGCTACGCACAGTCCTGCCGCTACAAGCGGGTGCAGCAGAGGCACATGCTGGAGAGCGAGAAGTGCACGCTCCTGAGCCAGGTGGAACAGCTGAAGCAGGACGTCGCGCGCCTGGCCAAAGAGCGAGATCTCTACAAGGAGAAGTATGAGAAGCTCGCGAGCCGAAGCTACAACGGTGGCGGGCCCGGTAACAATAACAGAGACCCCTCTAACGGAAACCACGGGAAACCGGCCTCCACGGAATTCTTCATGTAA